The following are encoded together in the Pseudomonas maumuensis genome:
- a CDS encoding cation:proton antiporter produces the protein MSEQQILLSVGGIGAAALLCQWLAWRLKLPAILFLLLCGILAGPVLGWLQPQALFGPLLMPLVSLAVALILFEGSLTLHLSQWREIGSVVHRLVTVGALSTWLVIALATHWLLGFDWPLAILFGTLTLITGPTVIVPMLRVVRPKATIANILRWEGIVIDPIGALLAVVVYSFIIASAAGEGLSHSLATFAGVIFCGSALGVAGGWLLGQIMREQWLPEYLHNLASLAAVLGIFIAANQIVHESGLLAVTVMGMWLANMPGVDVRQILHFKENLSVLLISGLFILLAARLDLQALLALGPAVLALLLVIQLLARPLNVLLSTLGSPLNWRERALLAWIAPRGIVAAAVSAIFAIRLDQAGHEGALLLVPLTFAVIIGTVVLQSATARPLARLLKVAEPAPSGFLLVGANPPARVIAKALQQLGCRVLLTDSSWENIRAARMDNLPTYFGNPASQHADAHLDLVGLGHLLGLSPAGELNALACARFRHDFGQARLFVLASGLEKQRSDKHRASEEHRGQLLGSSAMTYGQLAKLLHQGAELYSTTLTEAFGWGDYQQLHGPRATLLFARDGQGWVHVASPDNPLKPQPGWTLVALVEPGLLSSQ, from the coding sequence ATGAGCGAACAGCAGATTCTTTTGAGTGTCGGTGGCATCGGCGCGGCCGCCCTGCTCTGCCAATGGCTGGCCTGGCGCCTGAAACTGCCGGCGATCCTGTTCCTGCTGCTGTGCGGCATCCTCGCCGGGCCGGTGCTGGGCTGGCTGCAACCGCAAGCATTGTTCGGCCCGTTGCTGATGCCGCTGGTGTCGCTGGCAGTGGCGCTGATCCTGTTCGAAGGCAGCCTCACCCTGCACCTGTCGCAATGGCGCGAGATCGGCAGCGTGGTGCACCGCCTGGTCACCGTCGGCGCGCTGAGCACCTGGCTGGTGATCGCCCTGGCCACCCACTGGCTGCTGGGCTTCGACTGGCCCCTGGCGATCCTGTTCGGCACCTTGACCCTGATCACCGGCCCCACGGTGATCGTCCCCATGCTGCGGGTGGTGCGGCCGAAGGCGACGATCGCCAATATCCTGCGCTGGGAAGGCATCGTCATCGACCCGATCGGCGCGCTGCTGGCGGTGGTGGTCTACAGCTTCATCATCGCCAGCGCCGCCGGCGAAGGCCTGAGCCACAGCCTGGCGACCTTCGCCGGGGTGATTTTCTGCGGCAGCGCGCTCGGCGTCGCCGGCGGCTGGCTGCTCGGGCAGATAATGCGCGAGCAATGGCTGCCGGAGTATCTGCACAACCTGGCGTCGCTGGCCGCGGTGCTGGGCATCTTCATCGCCGCCAACCAGATCGTCCACGAGTCGGGCCTGTTGGCGGTGACGGTCATGGGCATGTGGCTGGCCAACATGCCCGGCGTGGATGTGCGGCAGATCCTGCACTTCAAGGAGAACCTCAGCGTGCTGCTGATCTCCGGCCTGTTCATCCTTCTGGCGGCGCGGCTCGACCTGCAGGCCCTGCTCGCCTTGGGCCCAGCGGTGCTGGCGCTGCTGCTGGTGATTCAATTGCTGGCGCGACCGCTGAACGTGTTGCTGTCGACCCTGGGATCGCCGCTGAACTGGCGGGAACGCGCGCTGCTGGCCTGGATCGCGCCGCGGGGCATCGTCGCCGCGGCGGTTTCGGCCATCTTCGCCATTCGCCTGGACCAGGCCGGACATGAGGGCGCACTGCTACTGGTGCCACTGACCTTTGCCGTGATCATCGGCACCGTGGTCCTGCAAAGCGCCACCGCACGACCCTTGGCGCGCCTGCTGAAGGTGGCGGAGCCGGCACCGAGCGGGTTTCTCCTTGTCGGCGCCAATCCGCCCGCACGTGTCATCGCCAAAGCGCTGCAACAACTGGGCTGCCGGGTTCTGCTGACCGATTCGAGCTGGGAGAACATCCGCGCCGCACGCATGGACAACCTGCCGACCTACTTCGGCAACCCCGCGTCGCAGCACGCCGACGCTCACCTCGACCTGGTCGGGCTCGGCCACCTGCTGGGGCTGTCACCGGCCGGTGAGCTCAATGCCCTGGCCTGCGCGCGCTTTCGCCATGACTTCGGCCAGGCGCGGCTGTTCGTGCTGGCCAGCGGCCTGGAGAAACAGCGCAGCGACAAGCACCGGGCCAGCGAGGAGCATCGTGGGCAGTTGCTCGGGTCGAGCGCGATGACCTATGGGCAGCTGGCCAAACTGCTGCACCAGGGCGCCGAGCTGTACAGCACCACGCTGACCGAGGCCTTCGGCTGGGGCGACTACCAGCAGTTGCATGGCCCACGGGCGACGCTGCTGTTCGCACGGGACGGGCAAGGCTGGGTACATGTGGCCAGCCCGGACAATCCGCTCAAGCCGCAGCCTGGGTGGACACTGGTGGCGCTGGTGGAGCCGGGCTTACTGAGCAGCCAGTAG
- the xerD gene encoding site-specific tyrosine recombinase XerD — protein MPALDHPLIDQFLDALWLEKGLSDNTRASYRSDLALFNGWLQEKHVLLPDAGRELILDHLAWRFDQGYKPRSTARFLSGVRGFFRYLLRERLIGVDPTLQVDMPQLGRPLPKSLSEADVEALLQAPDRDEAIGQRDRAMLEVLYACGLRVTELVSLTLDQVNLRQGVLRVMGKGSKERLVPMGEEAVVWIERYLRDGRAELLGGRPSDVLFPSQRGEQMTRQTFWHRIKHHARVAGIDKPLSPHTLRHAFATHLLNHGADLRVVQMLLGHSDLSTTQIYTHVAKARLQQLHAEHHPRG, from the coding sequence ATGCCTGCACTGGACCACCCGCTGATCGACCAGTTCCTCGATGCCTTGTGGCTGGAAAAGGGGCTTTCCGACAACACCCGCGCCTCCTATCGCAGTGACCTGGCCTTGTTCAACGGCTGGCTGCAGGAAAAGCACGTGCTGTTGCCCGATGCCGGTCGCGAACTGATCCTCGATCACCTGGCCTGGCGCTTCGACCAAGGCTACAAGCCTCGTTCCACCGCGCGTTTCCTGTCCGGCGTGCGCGGCTTTTTCCGTTACTTGCTGCGCGAGCGGCTGATCGGCGTCGATCCGACCTTGCAGGTGGACATGCCGCAATTGGGCCGGCCACTGCCCAAGTCGCTGTCGGAGGCCGATGTCGAAGCCTTGCTGCAGGCGCCGGATCGCGATGAAGCGATCGGCCAGCGCGACCGCGCCATGCTCGAAGTGCTGTATGCCTGCGGTTTGCGGGTGACCGAGCTGGTCAGCCTGACCCTGGACCAGGTCAACCTGCGCCAGGGCGTGCTGCGGGTCATGGGCAAGGGCAGCAAGGAGCGCCTGGTGCCGATGGGCGAGGAGGCGGTGGTGTGGATCGAGCGCTACCTGCGCGATGGTCGCGCCGAGCTGCTGGGCGGGCGCCCCAGCGACGTGCTGTTTCCCAGCCAGCGTGGCGAGCAGATGACCCGCCAGACCTTCTGGCACCGCATCAAGCACCACGCGCGTGTGGCCGGCATCGACAAACCGCTGTCCCCGCACACGCTGCGCCACGCCTTTGCCACCCACCTGCTCAACCATGGCGCCGACCTGCGTGTGGTGCAGATGCTGCTGGGGCACAGCGACCTGTCCACTACGCAGATCTACACCCACGTCGCCAAGGCTCGGCTGCAACAGCTGCACGCCGAACACCATCCCCGTGGATGA
- a CDS encoding DsbC family protein has product MRVTHIFAAAALALASTFAVAAATDANAGAEQAIRKSLQNLQLEVPIESVASSPLNGLYEVKLQGGRVLYASADGQFVMQGYLFQIQDGKPVNLTEKTERQGIAKLINGIPAGEMVVYPAKGETKSHITVFTDTTCPYCHKLHAEVPELNRRGIEVRYVAFPRQGLGSPGDEQLQAVWCSSDRRAALDKMVDGKEIKAAKCANPVSKQFQLGQSIGVNGTPAIVLQNGQVIPGYQPAPQVAKLALAESK; this is encoded by the coding sequence ATGCGCGTGACCCATATTTTCGCCGCCGCCGCCCTGGCGCTGGCCAGTACCTTTGCCGTTGCCGCGGCTACCGATGCCAATGCCGGTGCCGAGCAGGCGATCCGCAAGTCGTTGCAGAACCTCCAGCTGGAGGTACCGATCGAAAGCGTGGCCAGCAGCCCGCTCAATGGCCTGTACGAGGTCAAGCTGCAAGGCGGCCGCGTGCTGTACGCCAGCGCCGACGGCCAGTTCGTCATGCAGGGCTACCTGTTCCAGATCCAGGACGGCAAGCCGGTCAACCTCACCGAGAAGACCGAGCGCCAGGGCATCGCCAAGTTGATCAACGGCATTCCGGCCGGCGAGATGGTGGTCTACCCGGCCAAGGGCGAGACCAAGTCGCACATCACCGTGTTCACCGACACCACCTGCCCGTACTGCCACAAGCTGCACGCCGAAGTGCCGGAGCTCAACCGCCGCGGTATCGAAGTGCGCTATGTCGCCTTCCCGCGCCAGGGCCTGGGTTCGCCGGGCGACGAGCAGTTGCAGGCGGTCTGGTGCTCCAGTGATCGCCGCGCGGCGCTGGACAAGATGGTCGATGGCAAGGAAATCAAGGCTGCCAAGTGCGCCAACCCGGTCAGCAAGCAGTTCCAGCTGGGCCAGTCGATTGGTGTAAATGGCACGCCGGCAATCGTTCTACAGAATGGCCAGGTGATTCCGGGCTACCAGCCGGCGCCGCAAGTGGCCAAACTGGCCCTGGCCGAGAGCAAGTAA
- a CDS encoding homoserine dehydrogenase encodes MKPVKVGICGLGTVGGGTFNVLQRNAEEIARRAGRGIEVAQIAMRSQNPNCQITGTPITADVFEVASNPEIDIVIELIGGYTIARDLVLKAIENGKHVVTANKALIAVHGNEIFAKAREKGVIVAFEAAVAGGIPVIKAIREGLSANRINWLAGIINGTGNFILTEMRDKGRAFPDVLAEAQALGYAEADPTFDVEGIDAAHKLTILASIAFGIPLQFDKAYTEGITQLTTADVNYAEALGYRIKHLGVARRTADGIELRVHPTLIPNDRLIANVNGVMNAVMVNGDAAGSTLYYGAGAGMEPTASSVVADLVDVVRAMTSDPENRVPHLAFQPDALSAHPILPIEACESAYYLRIQAKDHPGVLAQVASILSERGINIESIMQKEAEEQDGLVPMILLTHRVVEQRIDDAIVALEALQDVVGKVVRIRVEQLN; translated from the coding sequence GTGAAACCGGTCAAAGTAGGCATCTGTGGGTTGGGGACCGTCGGTGGCGGAACCTTCAATGTACTTCAGCGCAACGCCGAGGAGATCGCCCGCCGTGCCGGGCGCGGTATTGAAGTGGCACAGATTGCCATGCGCTCGCAGAACCCGAACTGCCAGATTACCGGTACCCCCATTACCGCTGATGTGTTCGAAGTCGCGAGCAACCCTGAGATCGATATCGTCATCGAGCTGATCGGCGGCTACACCATCGCCCGCGACCTGGTGCTCAAGGCCATTGAAAACGGCAAGCATGTGGTCACCGCCAACAAGGCGCTGATCGCCGTGCATGGCAACGAGATCTTCGCCAAGGCTCGCGAGAAGGGCGTCATCGTCGCCTTCGAAGCTGCCGTGGCCGGTGGCATCCCGGTGATCAAGGCGATCCGCGAGGGCCTGTCGGCAAACCGCATCAACTGGCTGGCCGGGATCATCAACGGCACCGGCAACTTCATCCTCACCGAAATGCGCGACAAGGGCCGTGCCTTCCCCGATGTGCTGGCCGAAGCGCAGGCGCTGGGCTACGCCGAGGCCGATCCGACCTTCGACGTCGAAGGCATCGACGCCGCGCACAAGCTGACCATCCTGGCTTCCATCGCCTTCGGTATCCCGCTGCAGTTCGACAAGGCCTACACCGAGGGCATCACCCAGCTGACCACCGCCGACGTGAACTACGCCGAGGCCCTGGGCTACCGCATCAAGCACCTGGGCGTGGCCCGTCGCACCGCCGACGGCATCGAGCTGCGTGTGCATCCGACGCTGATCCCCAACGATCGCCTGATCGCCAACGTCAATGGCGTGATGAACGCGGTGATGGTCAATGGCGACGCCGCCGGTTCCACCTTGTACTACGGCGCCGGTGCCGGCATGGAGCCGACCGCCTCGTCGGTGGTCGCCGACCTGGTCGACGTGGTTCGCGCCATGACCTCCGACCCGGAGAACCGTGTACCGCACCTGGCCTTCCAGCCGGATGCACTGTCGGCCCACCCGATCCTGCCGATCGAAGCCTGCGAAAGCGCCTACTACCTGCGCATCCAGGCCAAGGACCACCCGGGCGTGCTGGCCCAGGTCGCCAGCATTCTTTCGGAGCGCGGTATCAACATCGAGTCGATCATGCAGAAGGAAGCCGAGGAACAGGACGGCCTGGTACCGATGATTCTGCTGACCCACCGTGTGGTCGAGCAGCGCATCGACGACGCCATCGTCGCCCTGGAAGCGCTCCAGGACGTGGTCGGCAAGGTCGTGCGCATCCGCGTCGAACAGCTCAATTAA
- the thrC gene encoding threonine synthase — translation MRYISTRGQAPALNFEDVLLAGLASDGGLYVPENLPRFTQEEIASWAGLPYHELAFRVMRPFVEGSIADADFKKILEETYGNFAHAAVAPLRQLDGNEWVMELFHGPTLAFKDFALQLLGRLLDHVLVKRGERVVIVGATSGDTGSAAIEGCRRCDNVDIFILHPHQRVSEVQRRQMTTILGDNIHNIAIEGNFDDCQEMVKASFADQSFLKGTRLVAVNSINWARIMAQIVYYFHAALQLGGPARSVAFSVPTGNFGDIFAGYLARNMGLPISQLVVATNRNDILHRFMSGNQYVKDALHPTLSPSMDIMVSSNFERLLFDLHGRNGAAVAQLMDTFKQGGGFSVEQDRWTEARKLFDSLAVTDEQTCETIAEVFKATGEVLDPHTAIGVKAARECRRSLDTPMVVLGTAHPVKFPEAVEKAGVAKALELPAHLSDLFSRDERCTVLANDLKAVQAFVSQHGNRGKPL, via the coding sequence ATGCGCTATATCAGTACCCGCGGCCAGGCTCCGGCCCTGAACTTCGAAGACGTCCTGCTGGCTGGTCTGGCCAGCGACGGCGGCCTGTACGTTCCCGAGAACCTGCCACGCTTCACCCAGGAAGAGATCGCCTCCTGGGCTGGCCTGCCGTATCACGAGCTGGCCTTCCGGGTGATGCGCCCGTTTGTCGAGGGCAGCATCGCCGACGCCGACTTCAAGAAAATCCTCGAAGAGACCTACGGTAACTTCGCCCACGCCGCGGTCGCTCCGCTGCGCCAGCTCGACGGCAACGAGTGGGTGATGGAGCTGTTCCACGGCCCGACCCTGGCCTTCAAGGACTTCGCCCTGCAACTGCTCGGCCGTCTGCTCGACCACGTGCTGGTCAAGCGCGGCGAGCGCGTGGTGATCGTCGGTGCCACCAGCGGTGACACCGGCTCGGCCGCCATCGAAGGCTGCCGTCGTTGCGACAACGTCGACATTTTCATCCTGCACCCGCACCAGCGCGTGTCGGAAGTGCAGCGCCGGCAGATGACCACCATCCTCGGCGACAACATCCACAACATCGCCATCGAAGGCAACTTCGACGACTGCCAGGAGATGGTCAAGGCCAGCTTCGCCGACCAGTCCTTCCTCAAGGGCACCCGCCTGGTGGCGGTCAACTCGATCAACTGGGCGCGGATCATGGCCCAGATCGTCTACTACTTCCACGCCGCGCTGCAGCTCGGCGGCCCGGCGCGTTCGGTGGCGTTCTCGGTGCCGACCGGCAACTTCGGCGACATCTTCGCCGGTTACCTGGCGCGCAACATGGGCCTGCCGATCAGCCAGCTGGTGGTGGCGACCAACCGCAACGACATCCTGCACCGCTTCATGAGCGGCAACCAGTACGTCAAGGATGCCCTGCACCCGACCCTGTCGCCGTCGATGGACATCATGGTCTCGTCCAACTTCGAGCGCCTGCTGTTCGACCTGCACGGCCGCAACGGCGCCGCGGTTGCCCAGCTGATGGACACCTTCAAGCAAGGTGGTGGCTTCAGCGTCGAGCAGGACCGCTGGACCGAAGCGCGCAAGCTGTTCGATTCGCTGGCCGTCACCGATGAGCAGACCTGCGAGACCATCGCCGAGGTGTTCAAGGCCACCGGTGAAGTCCTCGACCCGCACACCGCGATCGGCGTCAAGGCTGCCCGTGAGTGTCGCCGCAGCCTGGATACGCCGATGGTAGTGCTGGGCACCGCGCACCCGGTCAAGTTCCCTGAGGCGGTGGAGAAGGCCGGTGTCGCCAAGGCCCTGGAGCTGCCGGCGCACCTGAGTGACCTGTTCAGCCGTGACGAGCGCTGCACCGTGCTGGCCAACGATCTGAAGGCCGTGCAGGCCTTTGTCAGCCAGCATGGCAATCGCGGCAAGCCGCTGTAA
- a CDS encoding histidine kinase encodes MHQLNVLIHQARPYHQMLLHQAFNAQGVYNVRLTDDVPAATARLAQGQQPVDVLVLDQGMPRRHARRLFKYLVQASCAGGLLFVGCVDAGGLDLALEARKHGLNVLAELSWPMSMVSLEQALGRLMS; translated from the coding sequence ATGCATCAGCTCAATGTTCTTATCCACCAGGCTCGGCCTTATCATCAGATGCTGTTGCATCAGGCCTTCAATGCCCAAGGGGTGTACAACGTCCGGCTCACCGACGATGTGCCGGCGGCCACGGCCCGCTTGGCCCAGGGGCAGCAGCCTGTGGATGTGCTGGTGCTCGACCAAGGCATGCCAAGGCGGCATGCCCGACGTCTGTTCAAGTACTTGGTGCAGGCCTCCTGCGCGGGTGGGTTGCTGTTCGTCGGCTGTGTCGATGCGGGAGGCCTCGACCTGGCACTCGAAGCCCGCAAGCATGGCTTGAACGTCTTGGCGGAGTTGTCCTGGCCAATGTCGATGGTGAGTCTGGAGCAGGCATTGGGTCGTCTGATGTCGTAG
- a CDS encoding DUF3509 domain-containing protein has protein sequence MERICRLLNDALTPYQAELGPTDNRGRRHLSVHDEQGLPILRRMVCERELVELQLLIDLVDGLHRDLQIAEGRLQPCVIAALQHQKQMQGTFA, from the coding sequence ATGGAAAGAATCTGCAGACTGCTCAACGATGCCCTGACCCCTTACCAGGCCGAGCTTGGACCGACCGATAACCGTGGCCGCCGTCACCTGAGTGTTCATGATGAACAGGGTTTGCCGATTTTGCGGCGTATGGTCTGTGAACGAGAGCTGGTGGAGCTGCAGTTGCTAATCGATCTGGTCGATGGCCTGCACCGTGACTTGCAAATTGCCGAAGGTCGCCTGCAACCCTGTGTGATCGCCGCCTTGCAGCATCAGAAGCAAATGCAGGGAACCTTTGCCTGA
- a CDS encoding TIGR02285 family protein — translation MRIRHLPLLLCLLLTALAAQSAEARERLLWLVRDLPPFTIFEGPAKGQGVIDQLLPMLIAQMPEYDHQIVRVNRARGLQMLQEASFTCDPTLLWTPERARYVHFSQPSLGVLSSGLVVRKHDQALLEPYLDGQQVDLQRLLAQTQLKLGIVAERSYSVQVDDVLKQLPDSAFSRHYGNDATASLLQMQQLGRLQLVLGYWPEVRYLIQQQNGSLDDYRFYPIRGVNRYQFLHVGCSDTALGREAIAHIDQLLPMLRRDTLPGLYARWLDPELQEDYLGQARHFFEQGEAPAR, via the coding sequence ATGCGCATCCGCCACCTGCCCCTGCTGCTCTGCCTGCTGCTCACCGCGCTCGCGGCACAATCGGCCGAGGCCCGGGAGCGCCTGCTGTGGCTGGTCCGCGACCTGCCACCGTTCACCATCTTCGAAGGGCCGGCCAAAGGCCAGGGCGTGATCGACCAACTGTTGCCCATGCTGATCGCGCAGATGCCCGAGTACGACCACCAGATCGTCCGGGTCAATCGCGCCCGAGGCCTCCAAATGCTCCAGGAGGCCAGTTTCACCTGCGACCCGACCCTGCTCTGGACGCCCGAACGCGCCAGGTACGTGCATTTTTCCCAGCCATCGCTGGGGGTACTGAGCAGTGGCCTGGTGGTGCGCAAGCACGACCAGGCGCTGTTGGAGCCGTATCTGGACGGGCAACAGGTGGATCTTCAGCGGTTGCTGGCCCAGACCCAGCTCAAGCTGGGCATCGTCGCAGAGCGCAGCTACAGCGTGCAGGTCGATGATGTCCTGAAGCAGTTGCCTGACAGCGCCTTCAGCCGCCACTACGGCAACGATGCCACCGCCAGCCTGCTGCAAATGCAGCAATTGGGGCGCCTGCAACTGGTGCTCGGCTACTGGCCAGAAGTGCGCTACCTGATCCAGCAGCAGAATGGCTCACTGGACGATTACCGCTTCTATCCCATCCGTGGGGTCAACCGCTACCAGTTCCTCCATGTGGGCTGCTCGGACACCGCCCTGGGGCGCGAGGCGATCGCGCATATCGACCAACTGCTGCCGATGCTGCGCCGCGATACCTTGCCAGGCCTGTATGCCCGCTGGCTGGATCCGGAGCTGCAGGAGGATTATCTGGGCCAGGCCCGGCACTTCTTCGAGCAGGGCGAAGCGCCAGCGCGCTGA
- a CDS encoding CaiB/BaiF CoA transferase family protein → MTTPSKPLAGLKVIELGTLIAGPFASRICAEFGAEVIKVESPDGGDPLRKWRKLYEGTSLWWFVQARNKQSLTLNLKHPEGREVLKRLLAEADILIENFRPGVLEKLGLGWDVLHALNPRLVMVRLSGFGQTGPMKDQPGFGAVGESMGGLRYITGFEDRPPVRTGISIGDSIAALWGVIGALMALRHREVNGGDGQVVDVALYEAIFAMMESMVPEFDVFGFIRERTGNIMPGITPSCIHTTADGRHVQIGANGDAIFKRFMQAIGRDDLANDAALATNDGRDARRDELYGVIDRWANGLPLDKVMQALNDAEVPASRIYSAEDMLGDPQFLAREMFLQARLPDGKPFKMPGIVPKLSDTPGSAEWVGPALGEHTAPLLASLGYDAAAIARLRAAGTV, encoded by the coding sequence ATGACAACGCCCAGCAAACCCCTCGCAGGCTTGAAAGTCATCGAGCTCGGTACCTTGATCGCCGGCCCGTTCGCCTCGCGGATCTGTGCCGAGTTCGGTGCCGAGGTGATCAAGGTCGAATCGCCCGATGGCGGCGATCCGCTGCGCAAATGGCGCAAGCTGTACGAGGGCACGTCACTGTGGTGGTTCGTCCAAGCGCGCAACAAGCAGTCCCTGACCCTCAACCTCAAGCATCCAGAAGGCCGCGAGGTGCTCAAGCGCCTGCTGGCCGAGGCCGACATCCTGATCGAGAACTTCCGCCCCGGCGTGCTGGAGAAGCTCGGCTTGGGCTGGGATGTGCTGCACGCCCTCAACCCGCGCCTGGTGATGGTGCGCCTGTCGGGCTTCGGCCAGACCGGGCCGATGAAGGACCAGCCGGGCTTCGGCGCGGTTGGCGAATCCATGGGCGGGCTGCGCTACATCACCGGCTTCGAGGATCGCCCACCAGTGCGCACGGGGATTTCCATCGGCGACTCGATTGCCGCCCTGTGGGGCGTGATCGGCGCGCTGATGGCCCTACGTCATCGCGAAGTCAACGGTGGCGACGGCCAAGTGGTGGATGTGGCGCTGTACGAAGCGATCTTCGCCATGATGGAAAGCATGGTGCCGGAATTCGACGTGTTCGGTTTCATCCGCGAGCGCACCGGCAACATCATGCCGGGCATCACCCCCTCATGCATCCACACCACCGCCGATGGCCGGCACGTACAGATCGGCGCCAATGGCGATGCGATCTTCAAGCGCTTCATGCAGGCCATCGGCCGTGACGACCTGGCCAATGATGCCGCCCTGGCGACCAATGATGGCCGCGACGCCCGCCGCGACGAGCTGTACGGCGTCATCGACCGCTGGGCCAACGGCCTGCCGCTGGACAAAGTGATGCAGGCGCTCAACGACGCCGAGGTGCCCGCCAGCCGGATCTACTCCGCCGAGGACATGCTGGGCGATCCGCAATTCCTCGCCCGCGAGATGTTCCTCCAGGCCCGCCTGCCGGATGGCAAGCCGTTCAAGATGCCGGGCATCGTACCCAAGCTGTCCGACACCCCCGGCTCCGCCGAATGGGTAGGGCCGGCCTTGGGCGAGCACACGGCCCCGCTACTGGCCAGCCTGGGCTACGACGCAGCCGCCATTGCCCGCCTACGCGCGGCCGGTACGGTTTGA
- a CDS encoding YaeQ family protein: MAQPSTTYKFELNLTDLDRGVYENVRQTIARHPSETEERMAVRLLGYALWYNEQLSFGRGLSDVDEAALWEKSLDDRILHWIEVGQPDADRLTWCSRRTERTSLLAYGSLRVWETKVLGAVKGLKNLSIAAVPQEVLETLATDMPRTIKWDVMISEGTVFVTDDRGQHEVQLQWLLGERG, from the coding sequence ATGGCCCAGCCGTCCACCACCTACAAGTTCGAACTGAATCTGACCGACCTCGACCGCGGCGTGTACGAGAACGTCCGCCAGACCATCGCCCGCCACCCTTCGGAAACCGAAGAGCGCATGGCCGTGCGCCTGCTGGGCTATGCCCTCTGGTACAACGAGCAACTGTCCTTCGGCCGTGGCCTGTCGGACGTCGATGAGGCGGCCCTGTGGGAAAAAAGCCTGGACGATCGCATCCTGCACTGGATCGAAGTCGGCCAGCCCGACGCCGACCGCCTGACCTGGTGCTCGCGGCGTACCGAGCGCACCAGCCTGCTGGCCTACGGCAGCCTCCGTGTGTGGGAGACCAAGGTGCTCGGCGCGGTCAAGGGCCTGAAGAACCTGAGCATTGCCGCCGTGCCGCAGGAAGTGCTGGAAACCCTCGCCACCGACATGCCGCGTACCATCAAGTGGGACGTGATGATCAGCGAAGGCACGGTGTTCGTCACCGACGACCGTGGCCAGCACGAAGTGCAGTTGCAATGGCTGCTTGGCGAGCGCGGCTGA